A region from the Nostoc sp. HK-01 genome encodes:
- a CDS encoding 4Fe-4S ferredoxin iron-sulfur binding domain-containing protein: MSHTVKIYDTCIGCTQCVRACPTDVLEMVPWDGCKAAQIASSPRTEDCVGCKRCETACPTDFLSIRVYLGAETTRSMGLAY, encoded by the coding sequence AATCTACGATACCTGTATTGGCTGCACTCAATGCGTTCGCGCCTGCCCTACTGATGTGCTAGAGATGGTGCCTTGGGACGGCTGTAAAGCTGCTCAAATTGCCTCCTCACCCCGCACAGAGGACTGTGTAGGCTGCAAGCGTTGTGAAACTGCCTGCCCCACCGACTTTTTGAGCATCCGGGTTTACTTGGGCGCTGAAACAACTCGTAGTATGGGTCTAGCTTATTGA